One Pseudodesulfovibrio cashew DNA window includes the following coding sequences:
- the trpS gene encoding tryptophan--tRNA ligase, with translation MSDNKRILSGMRPTGPLHLGHYFGVIANWIKLQEEYDCYFFVADWHALTSEYANPTRIKGFVPGLVKDWVASGLDPEKCVIFQQSKIKEHAELHLMLSMTTPLGWLERCPTYKEQKTELVQKDLNTYGFLGYPVLMSTDILMYKACAVPVGKDQLPHLELTREIARRFNHLNNTDLFPEPADMLTEESKLLGLDGRKMSKSYGNSIMLSEPMEEIMPKLRGMKTDENRLRKSDPGDPEICNLYPYHRLLTDPEKLPEIQEGCRNASWGCVDCKKLLMESMERFLTPMQERRAACTDERVREILHDGNKKARAFAEKTMDEVRQVTGFDY, from the coding sequence ATGAGCGACAACAAACGCATTCTCTCCGGCATGCGGCCCACCGGCCCCCTCCACCTCGGTCACTACTTCGGCGTCATCGCCAACTGGATCAAGCTCCAGGAAGAATACGACTGCTACTTTTTCGTGGCCGACTGGCACGCCCTGACCAGCGAATACGCCAATCCCACCCGGATCAAGGGCTTCGTGCCCGGCCTGGTCAAGGATTGGGTCGCCTCCGGCCTGGACCCGGAAAAATGCGTCATCTTCCAGCAGTCCAAGATCAAGGAACACGCAGAGCTGCACCTCATGCTCTCGATGACCACCCCGCTCGGCTGGCTGGAGCGCTGCCCCACCTACAAGGAACAGAAGACCGAACTGGTCCAGAAGGACCTGAACACCTACGGCTTCCTGGGCTATCCCGTGCTCATGAGCACCGATATCCTCATGTACAAGGCGTGCGCCGTGCCCGTTGGCAAGGACCAGCTCCCGCACCTGGAGCTGACCCGCGAGATCGCCCGCCGCTTCAACCACCTGAACAACACCGACCTTTTCCCGGAACCGGCGGACATGCTCACCGAAGAGTCCAAGCTCCTCGGCCTGGACGGACGCAAGATGTCCAAGTCCTACGGCAACTCCATCATGCTCTCCGAGCCCATGGAGGAGATCATGCCCAAACTGCGCGGCATGAAGACCGACGAGAACCGACTGCGCAAGTCCGACCCGGGCGACCCGGAAATCTGCAACCTCTACCCCTATCACCGGCTGCTCACCGATCCGGAAAAGCTGCCGGAGATTCAGGAAGGCTGTCGCAACGCCTCCTGGGGTTGCGTGGATTGCAAAAAGCTGCTCATGGAGTCCATGGAACGATTCCTCACTCCCATGCAGGAACGCCGCGCCGCCTGCACCGACGAGCGCGTCCGCGAAATCCTGCACGACGGCAACAAGAAG
- a CDS encoding YbjQ family protein has translation MIVTNIESIPGKTVVEHFGLVSGNTIRAKHFGRDFMASLKNIVGGELKGYTELLQESREEATRRMTEEARELGANAVINVRFSTSSVAAGAAEIYAYGTAVLVE, from the coding sequence ATGATAGTCACGAACATCGAGTCCATTCCGGGGAAAACCGTTGTCGAGCACTTCGGCCTGGTTTCCGGCAACACCATCCGCGCCAAGCACTTCGGGCGGGATTTCATGGCGAGCCTGAAGAACATCGTTGGCGGCGAACTGAAAGGATACACCGAGCTGCTGCAGGAGTCCCGCGAGGAGGCCACCCGGCGCATGACCGAGGAAGCCCGCGAACTGGGAGCCAACGCCGTGATCAACGTCCGCTTCTCCACCTCTTCGGTGGCGGCGGGCGCTGCGGAAATCTATGCCTACGGCACTGCCGTCCTGGTGGAGTAG
- a CDS encoding YbjQ family protein: MELYIVLALLVLGYVAGTYRERRHYRSILRREQELVNVPVSSMKTVPFDEDRIERAELIQGSVVVGTDYFKRIAASLRNLFGGNIRVYESLIDRARREAVLRLKESAGDADIVVCLRIETSTIGAGSKNKYACVEAFAYGTAITLKGQCA, encoded by the coding sequence ATGGAACTGTATATAGTTCTTGCGCTCCTCGTCCTGGGGTATGTGGCCGGAACGTATCGAGAGCGCCGGCACTACCGGTCCATACTGCGCCGGGAACAGGAGTTGGTGAACGTGCCGGTCAGCAGCATGAAGACCGTGCCCTTTGATGAAGACCGCATCGAGCGGGCCGAGCTGATTCAGGGCAGCGTGGTGGTGGGCACCGACTACTTCAAGCGTATCGCCGCATCCCTGCGCAATCTGTTCGGCGGCAACATCCGCGTCTATGAATCCCTGATCGACCGCGCCAGGCGGGAGGCCGTGCTGCGGCTCAAGGAGTCTGCCGGAGACGCCGACATCGTCGTCTGCCTCCGCATCGAGACCTCGACCATCGGCGCGGGCAGCAAGAACAAATACGCCTGCGTCGAGGCGTTCGCCTACGGCACGGCCATTACCCTCAAGGGACAATGCGCCTGA
- a CDS encoding RidA family protein, with product MQYISTPDSPAPAGHYSQGVVHGGLVYVSGMLAVDPVSGEKKLGSVEEQTLQALNNVEGVLKAAGSSRDKVLKCTCYVADIELWGRVNTVYAEFFGEHKPARAVVPTRELHFGFLVEIECVAAVEEA from the coding sequence ATGCAATACATATCCACACCGGACAGTCCTGCACCGGCGGGGCACTATTCCCAGGGCGTCGTGCACGGCGGGCTGGTCTACGTTTCGGGCATGCTGGCCGTGGACCCGGTCAGCGGAGAAAAGAAACTGGGCAGCGTGGAGGAACAGACCCTTCAGGCACTGAACAACGTGGAAGGCGTGCTCAAGGCCGCCGGTTCCTCGCGCGACAAGGTCCTCAAGTGCACCTGCTACGTGGCGGACATTGAGCTGTGGGGGCGGGTCAACACGGTTTATGCGGAATTTTTCGGGGAGCACAAACCGGCGCGGGCCGTGGTGCCCACCCGTGAGCTGCACTTCGGCTTTCTGGTGGAGATCGAGTGCGTGGCTGCTGTGGAGGAAGCGTAA
- a CDS encoding HD-GYP domain-containing protein produces MVPKRSKPQYVSISPLMLRADSRVPFDVFLRHEGNYVLFNAAGMTLTGGQCRELAANSVNNVYIDKRSLDSYRTYLNEYITGILDDEGIPLDKRAEAWSNAAAMLGKELYEDKLPGPTFEKRYHRFEQLITSTAGFIQSPKPLKHLSGFISKGYNIYHHGISTMVYSMALMHEFGYQDFKILSCGMGALLHDIGKIGLPQDIVTKDPAELSGDEAAVLQLHPMVGARTCSCFNLSSIASNCILFHHERADGKGYPTKAGSEDIPQYVQIICLCNAYDTLTRNMPYRKALRPFEALKTIMDDDGMVEKPLLKRFVEMLSRAEIM; encoded by the coding sequence ATGGTCCCGAAGCGCAGCAAGCCCCAATACGTCTCCATCTCCCCACTCATGTTGCGGGCCGACTCCCGGGTACCCTTCGACGTCTTCCTGCGCCATGAGGGCAACTACGTCCTGTTCAACGCCGCCGGCATGACCCTGACCGGCGGCCAATGCCGCGAACTGGCCGCCAACAGCGTCAACAACGTATACATCGACAAGCGCAGCCTGGACAGCTACCGAACCTATCTGAACGAGTATATCACCGGCATCCTGGATGACGAGGGAATTCCCCTGGACAAACGCGCCGAGGCCTGGTCCAACGCCGCCGCCATGTTGGGCAAGGAACTCTATGAAGACAAGCTGCCCGGCCCCACCTTTGAGAAGCGATACCACCGATTCGAGCAGCTTATTACTTCCACCGCCGGGTTCATCCAGTCGCCCAAGCCCCTCAAGCATCTTTCCGGCTTCATCAGCAAGGGGTACAATATTTACCACCACGGCATCAGCACCATGGTCTACTCCATGGCCCTGATGCATGAGTTCGGCTACCAGGATTTCAAGATCCTATCCTGCGGCATGGGCGCCCTGCTCCACGACATCGGCAAAATAGGCCTCCCCCAGGACATCGTGACCAAGGACCCCGCAGAGCTCAGCGGAGACGAAGCCGCCGTGCTTCAGCTGCACCCCATGGTCGGGGCCAGAACCTGCTCCTGCTTCAACCTCTCCTCCATCGCCTCCAACTGCATCCTCTTCCACCACGAGCGGGCCGACGGCAAAGGCTATCCCACCAAGGCCGGCAGCGAGGACATCCCGCAGTACGTGCAGATAATCTGCCTGTGCAACGCCTACGACACGCTGACCCGTAATATGCCCTACCGCAAGGCCCTGCGTCCCTTTGAGGCGCTCAAGACCATCATGGACGACGATGGCATGGTGGAAAAGCCGCTACTCAAACGGTTCGTGGAGATGCTGTCCCGCGCCGAGATCATGTAG
- a CDS encoding response regulator: protein MSQPKILVVDDEKHIRMLYREELEADGYEVATSDGEEDILDVIGREDPTIVILDIKLGVNRSGLDLLQEIRSQNQQIPVILSTAYDSFQHDLKSIAADYYVVKSVDLTELKDKVRMAVNKAGM, encoded by the coding sequence ATGAGCCAACCGAAGATTCTCGTCGTCGACGACGAAAAACACATCCGCATGCTCTACCGGGAAGAACTGGAGGCCGACGGCTATGAAGTGGCCACCTCCGACGGAGAGGAGGACATCCTCGACGTCATCGGCCGCGAAGACCCGACCATCGTCATTCTGGATATCAAACTCGGCGTGAACCGGTCCGGCCTGGACCTGTTGCAGGAGATCCGCTCCCAGAACCAACAGATTCCGGTTATCCTGTCCACGGCCTACGACTCCTTCCAGCACGACCTCAAATCCATCGCCGCCGACTACTACGTGGTCAAGTCCGTGGATCTTACCGAACTCAAGGACAAGGTGCGCATGGCCGTGAACAAGGCCGGCATGTAG
- a CDS encoding site-2 protease family protein, which translates to MPAFFSAAALQQAVILAPGLLIALVCHEVAHGYVAYLLGDPTAKSMGRLTLNPIRHLDPLGTLAFFFVQFGWAKPVPINPNYFKDPRKGMLLTAIAGPGVNFILACVFAIVLHLLASIPFTQGGLAQSVVVPLYYICEAGVFVNLVLGIFNLIPIPPLDGSNVLAYFLPPRLAYKYMSLSRYGFFILIGLILVGRFSGYSLVGQVIFPLVSGAAALLGVNI; encoded by the coding sequence ATGCCCGCTTTCTTTTCCGCAGCCGCCCTCCAGCAGGCGGTCATCCTTGCTCCCGGCCTGCTCATCGCCCTGGTCTGCCATGAGGTGGCCCACGGCTACGTCGCCTATCTGCTCGGCGACCCCACGGCCAAGTCCATGGGACGGCTGACGCTCAACCCCATCAGGCATCTGGACCCGCTGGGAACCCTGGCCTTCTTTTTCGTCCAGTTCGGCTGGGCCAAGCCCGTGCCCATCAATCCGAACTACTTCAAGGACCCGCGCAAGGGCATGCTGCTCACCGCCATCGCCGGTCCGGGCGTCAATTTCATCCTCGCCTGCGTCTTCGCCATCGTCCTGCACCTGCTGGCCTCGATCCCCTTCACCCAAGGAGGGCTGGCCCAGTCAGTGGTGGTGCCCCTGTATTACATCTGCGAGGCCGGGGTCTTCGTGAACCTTGTCCTCGGCATCTTCAACCTCATTCCCATCCCGCCACTGGACGGCAGCAACGTTCTGGCGTATTTTCTGCCGCCTCGTCTGGCTTACAAGTACATGAGCCTCAGCCGATACGGATTCTTCATCCTCATCGGCCTGATCCTTGTCGGGCGCTTCTCCGGCTACTCCCTGGTGGGCCAGGTGATCTTCCCCCTGGTCTCGGGCGCGGCCGCCCTGCTCGGCGTCAACATATAA
- a CDS encoding threonine synthase: MATLVCKACGERFPDTDARWRCGCGGVLDLDFTPSLDPAEVAGRPATLWRYREALPVPEGAELTLGEGFTPLLPVEIGGREVLVKQEHLAPTGSYKDRGAAVMIALAAHLGVSGVVEDSSGNAGCAVGAYCAKAGIPCRIFVPADNSPGKLGQIELYGADLVAVPGSREDTAAACMEAAADTFYASHVYMPHFFHGTKTFAYEVAEQLGWRAPDTVVLPAGNGTLLLGAYIGFTELAGMGLIESVPRLIAVQSAGCAPLAAAFEAGASVPAEIRTSPTLAEGIAIAAPVRGADMLEAVRATDGHFLAVEEDEILAAFRDMGRKGYCIEPTSAAVIAGAARYVRSASPDEVVVTAFTGHGLKAGDKLHKLSGV, encoded by the coding sequence ATGGCGACATTGGTATGCAAGGCGTGCGGTGAGCGTTTTCCGGACACGGACGCGCGCTGGCGCTGCGGTTGCGGCGGTGTGCTGGACCTGGATTTCACCCCTTCGCTGGACCCGGCCGAGGTGGCCGGGCGGCCCGCCACCCTGTGGCGCTACCGGGAGGCTCTGCCCGTACCCGAGGGTGCGGAGCTGACTTTGGGCGAAGGCTTCACCCCGCTCCTGCCGGTGGAGATCGGCGGGCGGGAGGTGCTGGTCAAGCAGGAGCATCTGGCCCCCACCGGCTCGTACAAGGACCGTGGCGCGGCGGTGATGATCGCTCTGGCCGCCCACCTGGGCGTGTCCGGCGTAGTGGAGGACTCCTCGGGCAACGCCGGGTGTGCGGTGGGCGCCTACTGTGCCAAGGCGGGCATTCCCTGCCGCATCTTCGTCCCGGCGGACAATTCTCCGGGCAAGCTCGGCCAGATAGAACTCTACGGCGCAGACCTGGTGGCCGTGCCCGGCAGCCGCGAGGACACCGCCGCGGCGTGCATGGAGGCCGCGGCCGACACCTTCTACGCCAGCCACGTGTACATGCCGCACTTCTTTCACGGCACCAAGACTTTCGCCTACGAAGTGGCTGAACAACTCGGCTGGCGCGCGCCCGACACCGTGGTCCTGCCCGCCGGGAACGGCACGCTTCTGCTCGGAGCTTATATCGGGTTCACCGAACTGGCCGGGATGGGGCTGATCGAGTCCGTGCCCCGGCTGATCGCGGTCCAGTCCGCCGGATGCGCGCCCCTGGCCGCAGCCTTCGAGGCCGGCGCATCGGTCCCGGCGGAGATCAGGACCTCCCCGACCCTGGCCGAAGGGATCGCCATTGCCGCGCCTGTTCGCGGGGCGGACATGCTCGAGGCCGTGCGCGCCACGGACGGACATTTCCTGGCAGTCGAAGAGGACGAGATACTGGCTGCCTTCCGGGATATGGGCCGCAAGGGATATTGCATCGAGCCGACCTCCGCCGCAGTCATTGCCGGGGCGGCCAGATATGTGCGGAGCGCCTCCCCGGACGAGGTGGTGGTCACCGCGTTCACGGGCCACGGGCTCAAGGCGGGAGATAAGCTGCATAAGCTCTCGGGAGTATAA
- a CDS encoding M48 family metallopeptidase: MRLTNKLPQRNHNLSPASPLGNFLKSLIGGAVILAVLYFGMVWMLDLCIPHISPEMEAWLGNVFSRHYDGGGRTGEEVRLQHLLDSLAATGPALPYRPVVHIEQSDGVNAFALPGGNIVVLSGLLDQAASEREEAFVLAHELGHIAHRDHLLGLGRAITLTSLNLLCSAVAGVELLPETLVLYDRSVSRQREAAADRFGLDRFYRFYGDLDGSFDFFERQKAQREQPAWAEYFSTHPGAEHRIALLQRYAADKAYAAKPVP; the protein is encoded by the coding sequence ATGCGCCTGACCAACAAGCTGCCGCAACGCAACCACAACCTTTCTCCGGCATCGCCTCTGGGGAACTTTCTCAAGAGCCTGATCGGAGGGGCGGTCATCCTCGCCGTGCTCTATTTCGGGATGGTCTGGATGCTCGACCTCTGCATCCCGCATATCTCCCCGGAGATGGAAGCGTGGCTGGGCAACGTATTCTCGCGCCATTATGACGGCGGCGGACGCACCGGGGAGGAGGTCCGGTTGCAGCATCTGCTGGACAGCCTCGCGGCTACCGGTCCTGCCCTGCCGTACCGGCCCGTGGTGCACATCGAGCAGTCTGACGGGGTCAACGCTTTTGCGCTCCCCGGCGGCAACATCGTTGTCCTGTCCGGTCTGCTGGACCAGGCCGCGTCCGAGCGTGAGGAGGCCTTTGTTCTGGCCCACGAGCTGGGGCACATTGCCCACCGCGATCATCTGCTCGGTCTGGGGCGGGCGATCACCCTGACTTCGCTCAACCTGCTGTGCTCCGCTGTGGCGGGCGTGGAGCTTCTGCCCGAAACCCTGGTGCTCTATGACCGGTCCGTCTCCCGGCAGCGTGAGGCCGCCGCCGATCGATTCGGCCTGGATCGCTTCTACCGGTTCTACGGCGATCTGGACGGCTCCTTCGACTTTTTCGAGCGCCAGAAGGCCCAGCGGGAGCAACCCGCCTGGGCCGAATACTTCTCCACCCATCCCGGCGCGGAGCACCGGATAGCCTTGTTGCAGCGTTACGCGGCGGACAAAGCGTACGCCGCCAAGCCGGTTCCCTGA
- a CDS encoding glycosyltransferase family 2 protein, producing the protein MAAPKISVTLPCYNCGETVGRALDSILAQTCGDFEVVAVDDGSTDHTASVLAEYVRRDGRVRTFSIEHGGVVAAANAAIEAARGRYIARMDADDEMLPERLAAQAGLLDENPGLGLVGCRVRFGGCRESCAGYAHYVDWTNTLLTPEAISLNRFVEFPVPNPSILYRRECVETHGLYRDGDFPEDYELLLRWLEAGVAMAKVDEELLVWNDPPSRLSRNHPRYDVDAFYRVKSEYLARWLGANNPHHPVVHILGSGRTTRKRADLLLDHDIEFAAYHDVDPRKIGHVVNGVPVLDRDRIPQPGAGFCLPYVASRGAREEIAEFLEARGFVLGLDYLPAA; encoded by the coding sequence ATGGCCGCCCCGAAGATCTCCGTGACCCTGCCCTGCTACAACTGCGGGGAGACTGTGGGCCGGGCTCTGGACTCGATCCTGGCCCAGACCTGTGGGGATTTCGAGGTGGTGGCCGTGGATGACGGCAGCACGGACCACACCGCGTCCGTGTTGGCCGAATACGTCCGCAGGGATGGGCGCGTGCGTACCTTCTCCATCGAGCACGGCGGGGTGGTTGCCGCGGCCAACGCCGCCATCGAGGCAGCCCGTGGGCGGTACATCGCGCGCATGGACGCCGACGACGAGATGCTTCCCGAACGGCTGGCCGCCCAGGCCGGGCTCCTGGACGAAAATCCCGGCCTCGGCCTGGTGGGCTGCCGGGTGCGCTTCGGCGGTTGCCGCGAGTCCTGCGCCGGCTACGCCCACTATGTGGACTGGACCAACACGCTGCTCACGCCCGAGGCCATCTCCCTGAACCGATTCGTGGAGTTCCCGGTGCCCAACCCGTCCATCCTCTATCGCCGGGAGTGCGTGGAGACCCACGGCCTCTACCGCGACGGCGACTTTCCCGAGGACTACGAACTGCTCCTGCGCTGGCTGGAGGCCGGGGTGGCCATGGCCAAGGTGGACGAGGAGCTGCTGGTCTGGAACGACCCGCCCTCGCGTCTCTCGCGCAACCACCCGCGCTACGACGTGGACGCCTTCTACCGGGTCAAGAGCGAATACCTGGCTCGCTGGCTGGGGGCCAACAACCCGCACCATCCTGTTGTCCACATTCTCGGCTCGGGGAGGACCACCCGCAAGCGCGCCGACCTGCTCCTTGACCACGACATCGAGTTCGCGGCCTACCACGATGTGGACCCGCGCAAGATCGGCCACGTGGTCAACGGCGTGCCCGTGCTCGACCGCGACAGGATTCCGCAGCCCGGAGCTGGGTTCTGCCTTCCCTATGTGGCCAGCCGGGGAGCGCGCGAGGAGATCGCCGAGTTCCTGGAGGCTCGAGGCTTCGTGCTCGGGCTGGATTATCTTCCCGCAGCGTAA
- a CDS encoding ATP-binding protein: protein MKCSRCKKLACVALPSHHAGFCPECFPLFFTRQVETAIRREKMFTHDERILVALSGGKDSLALMLELKLQGYDVTGLHIDLGIPDSSWKARKKVEDFCDANDLKLEVFEMEAWGLPICDVKQYVDRPVCAVCGKLKRHHFNRIAREGGYDALATGHNLDDEVARLFANTLRWDTPYLSDQGPVLPASDGFVRKVKPLFRLSEFETANYAFLKGIEIHSDPCPYASGASFTNHKQLWGELEHRSPGQKFQFYNGFLQRGKLAFQALEKETGATLQPCEECGSPTSVGRCSICRIKESVHRKKAAAAEG, encoded by the coding sequence ATGAAATGCTCTCGCTGCAAAAAGCTCGCGTGCGTGGCCCTGCCCAGCCACCACGCCGGATTCTGTCCCGAGTGCTTCCCGCTCTTTTTCACCCGCCAGGTGGAGACCGCCATCCGGCGCGAAAAGATGTTCACCCATGACGAGCGCATCCTCGTGGCCCTGTCCGGCGGCAAGGACTCCCTGGCGTTGATGCTGGAGCTCAAGCTCCAGGGATACGACGTCACCGGTCTGCACATCGACCTCGGCATCCCGGATTCCTCGTGGAAGGCGCGCAAGAAGGTCGAGGACTTCTGCGATGCCAACGACCTGAAGCTGGAAGTCTTTGAAATGGAGGCGTGGGGATTGCCCATCTGCGACGTGAAGCAGTACGTGGACCGTCCAGTCTGCGCCGTGTGCGGCAAGCTCAAGCGTCACCACTTCAATCGCATCGCCCGCGAGGGTGGCTACGACGCCCTGGCCACGGGTCACAACCTCGATGACGAGGTGGCGCGCCTGTTCGCCAACACCCTGCGCTGGGACACCCCCTACCTTTCGGATCAGGGCCCGGTTCTGCCCGCGAGCGACGGGTTCGTGCGCAAGGTCAAGCCGCTCTTCCGCCTCTCGGAGTTCGAGACCGCCAACTACGCGTTCCTCAAGGGCATCGAGATTCATTCCGACCCCTGCCCCTACGCTTCGGGCGCGAGCTTCACCAACCACAAGCAGTTGTGGGGCGAACTGGAGCACCGCAGCCCGGGCCAGAAGTTTCAGTTCTACAACGGGTTCCTCCAGCGCGGCAAACTGGCCTTCCAGGCCCTGGAAAAGGAAACCGGCGCGACCCTGCAGCCGTGCGAGGAGTGCGGTTCGCCCACCAGCGTGGGGCGCTGCTCCATCTGCCGCATCAAGGAATCGGTCCACCGGAAAAAGGCCGCCGCAGCGGAAGGATAG